Proteins encoded by one window of Agelaius phoeniceus isolate bAgePho1 chromosome 3, bAgePho1.hap1, whole genome shotgun sequence:
- the DPY30 gene encoding protein dpy-30 homolog, with product MEGEQIMEGQPQVPENPHSEYGLTENVERIVENEKLNAEKTSKQKVDLQSLPTRAYLDQTVVPILLQGLAVLAKERPPNPIEFLAAYLLKNKSQFEDRN from the exons ATGGAGGGAGAACAGATTATGGAGGGACAGCCACAG GTTCCGGAAAATCCTCATTCCGAATACGGCCTCACTGAAAATGTAGAG agGATAGTAGAAAATGAGAAACTAAATGCTGAGAAAACATCAAAGCAGAAGGTGGATCTTCAGTCATTACCCACACGTGCCTACTTGGATCAGACAGTTGTACCTATCTTGCTACAGGGACTTGCTGTTCTTGCAAAAGAGAG accGCCCAATCCCATTGAGTTTCTAGCAGCatatcttttaaaaaacaagtcACAATTCGAGGACCGAAATTAA